The Camelina sativa cultivar DH55 chromosome 14, Cs, whole genome shotgun sequence genome includes a window with the following:
- the LOC109128668 gene encoding pentatricopeptide repeat-containing protein At1g74600, chloroplastic-like has product MTSLMYCGITKDIFEMFGLMIDEGTGIDEVTLSTVLKALALSVPANLHSCELIHCWSVKTGYASDVAVSCSLIDAYSKSGQNEVSRKVFMELESPNIFCWTSIINGYARNGMGRECLEVLREMDQKSLIPDEVTILSVLSGCSHSGLVEEGELIFDSLETKYGISPGRKLYACMVDLLGRAGLVEKAERLLRQARGDADCIAWSSLLQSCRIHRNESIGRRAAEVLMDLEPEDFAVYIQVSKFYFEMGNFEISRQIREIAASRELMREIGYSSVILKS; this is encoded by the coding sequence ATGACTTCTCTGATGTACTGTGGCATCACTAAAGATATTTTTGAGATGTTTGgtttgatgattgatgaaggAACTGGAATCGACGAAGTCACTCTCTCTACTGTTCTTAAGGCTTTAGCACTCTCTGTGCCAGCAAATTTACATAGCTGCGAGCTTATACATTGCTGGTCTGTCAAAACCGGTTATGCATCTGATGTTGCAGTCTCGTGCTCTCTAATTGATGCGTATTCAAAGAGCGGTCAGAATGAAGTATCTCGGAAGGTGTTTATGGAGCTTGAGTCACCTAACATCTTCTGCTGGACTTCGATCATCAATGGCTATGCTAGAAACGGTATGGGAAGAGAGTGTCTTGAGGTGCTGAGAGAAATGGATCAAAAGAGTCTCATACCAGACGAAGTTACAATCTTGTCTGTACTATCAGGTTGCAGTCATTCTGGGCTTGTTGAAGAAGGGGAGCTGATTTTCGACTCATTGGAAACAAAGTATGGAATTTCTCCAGGAAGAAAACTCTATGCGTGCATGGTGGATTTGCTAGGGCGTGCTGGTTTGGTGGAAAAAGCCGAAAGGCTGCTTCGTCAGGCACGTGGAGATGCAGACTGCATCGCGTGGAGCTCATTACTGCAGAGCTGCAGGATTCATAGAAACGAATCAATTGGAAGAAGAGCAGCGGAAGTCTTGATGGATCTTGAACCCGAGGATTTTGCTGTTTACATccaagtttcaaaattttactTTGAGATGGGTAACTTTGAAATCTCCAGACAAATAAGAGAGATCGCTGCTTCACGAGAGCTCATGAGGGAGATCGGTTATAGTTCAGTCATTCTGAAAAGCTGA
- the LOC104741062 gene encoding uncharacterized protein LOC104741062 isoform X1, giving the protein MNVKYLFSHQFDVEASSSLRRDLRLVSQLSFCSTIFSVTPTQDAHSTTQSQARHTPEFREVMGKFPGFGGYINQNTQQPPKAESKRSENVKSKSRPEINAPEERDEMKEQLKLWRHAEKKEQWEDLPAKVKVETEDGLSHVDIVFILGLPPQAAYDVLTNPDNQAYSRIINQRHELLENVSRKVVKDDGARQTVESEKAVAWKFLSWSGTIPITLDFVENRKKISAVYMKNKMKFMKTFEGSWKVEPVYVDSERLCKNMKPKSREEYQKCSGGHIASKVTMNQTFQPSTLLNLPPLSWYIRKITITITKNLVQDLQDRGAIIRGV; this is encoded by the exons ATGAATGttaaatatctcttctctcACCAATTTGATGTCGAAGCTTCAAGCTCTCTGCGGCGGGACCTAAGACTAGTGAGTCAACTCAGTTTCTGTTCCACAATTTTTTCAGTCACACCCACCCAGGATGCACACAGCACAACACAGTCACAGGCCAGGCACACACCTGA ATTTAGAGAGGTAATGGGTAAATTTCCTGGATTTGGTGGCTATATCAATCAGAACACTCAACAGCCTCCTAAG GCTGAGTCTAAGAGATCTGAAAATGTGAAATCTAAGTCAAGGCCAGAGATAAATGCTCCCGaggagagagatgagatgaAGGAGCAATTAAAACTTTGGAGACATgcagagaagaaagaacaatGGGAAGATCTCCCTGCTAAGGTGAAG GTGGAAACAGAAGATGGCCTTTCCCATGTGGACATTGTGTTTATATTAGGATTGCCTCCTCAAGCAGCCTACGACGTTTTAACTAATCCAGACAACCAAGCATACTCCAGAATAATCAATCAGCGCCACGaacttttg GAAAACGTGTCAAGAAAAGTTGTGAAGGATGATGGAGCAAGGCAGACGGTGGAGTCGGAGAAAGCTGTGGCCTGGAAGTTTCTTTCGTGGTCTGGAACCATCCCGATAACTCTAGATTTTGTCGAAAACCGTAAAAAAATTTCT GCGgtatatatgaaaaacaaaatgaagttCATGAAAACTTTTGAGGGTAGTTGGAAAGTGGAGCCAGTATACGTGGATTCAGAACGCTTGTGCAAGAACATGAAGCCAAAGAGTCGAGAAGAATACCAAAAATGTAGCGGTGGACATATTGCGTCGAAGGTGACAATGAATCAAACCTTTCAACCTTCTACTCTTTTGAATCTACCACCGCTTTCTTGGTACATCCGCAAGATCACCATCACGATCACCAAGAATCTAGTACAAGATCTTCAAGATAGGGGAGCCATAATACGAGGAGTTTGA
- the LOC104741058 gene encoding probable polygalacturonase At1g80170 isoform X1 translates to MMDKLVILSLLGLLLVTAYGAAGEMVYADLDILEELENFDVLLDDDDDTKLFDLPSFTSRSSGKTLVNVDTFGATGDGVSDDTQAFISAWSKACDTPKSVFLVPEGRRYLVNATKFTGPCKQKLIIQIDGTIVAPDEPSNWDSKFQRIWLEFSKLKGVTFQGKGVIDGSGSKWWAASCKKNKSNPCKSAPTALTIESSSGVKVSGLTIQNSQQMNFIIARSSSVRVSKVMVSSPGDSPNTDGIHITGSTNVILQDCKIGTGDDCVSIVNASSNIKMKNIYCGPGHGISIGSLGKDNTTGIVTQVVLETALLRGTTNGLRIKTYQGGSGYVQGIRFANVDMQDVANPILIDQFYCDSPTTCQNQTSAVKISQIMYRNITGTTNSPKAIKFACSDTVPCSHIVLNDVNLEGKDGQVEAYCNSAEGFGYGVIHPSADCLYSHDDKGLDQSYKSETGHDEL, encoded by the exons ATGATGGATAAGCTCGTCATTCTTTCCCTTCTAGGTCTATTACTGGTTACTGCTTATGGAGCTGCAGGGGAAATGGTGTACGCCGATCTCGACATCCTTGAGGAGCTTGAGAACTTTGATGTACtgctagatgatgatgatgatacaaagCTCTTTGATTTGCCGTCATTCACAAGCCGAAGTTCTGGTAAGACTCTGGTGAATGTGGATACATTTGGTGCAACTGGAGATGGAGTTTCTGATGATACTCAG GCATTCATAAGCGCATGGAGTAAGGCTTGTGATACACCAAAATCCGTGTTTCTGGTTCCAGAAGGACGGCGGTATTTAGTAAATGCAACAAAGTTCACTGGTCCATGTAAACAAAAGTTGATCATTCAG ATTGACGGAACAATAGTGGCACCAGATGAGCCAAGCAATTGGGACTCAAAGTTCCAAAGAATTTGGCTCgaattttcaaaactcaaagGGGTCACTTTCCAAGGGAAAGGAGTTATAGATGGTTCTGGGAGCAAATGGTGGGCTGCTTCTTGCAAGAAAAACAAGTCTAAC CCTTGCAAAAGTGCACCAACG GCGTTAACTATAGAATCCAGTTCAGGTGTGAAAGTAAGTGGCTTGACGATCCAGAACAGTCAGCAGATGAATTTCATCATTGCAAGGTCAAGTTCAGTTCGAGTCTCCAAAGTTATGGTCTCTTCTCCAGGAGATAGTCCCAACACTGATGGAATCCATATCACTGGATCTACCAATGTTATCCTTCAAGACTGTAAAATCGGCACAGGGGATGATTGTGTCTCCATTGTAAATGCGAGCTCGAATATAAAGATGAAGAACATCTATTGTGGACCTGGACATGGAATCAG CATTGGAAGTCTTGGAAAGGATAACACAACAGGCATTGTAACACAAGTAGTGTTGGAAACTGCCTTGTTAAGAGGGACAACTAATGGACTCAGAATTAAAACATATcag GGAGGTTCTGGTTACGTTCAGGGTATTCGATTTGCAAACGTAGACATGCAAGATGTTGCAAACCCGATACTCATTGATCAGTTCTACTGCGATTCTCCAACAACATGTCAAAATCAG ACCTCAGCGGTTAAAATCAGCCAGATAATGTACCGGAACATAACGGGGACGACCAACAGTCCGAAAGCCATCAAATTTGCGTGCAGCGACACAGTCCCTTGCAGTCACATTGTCCTCAACGATGTGAATCTTGAAGGCAAAGACGGTCAAGTTGAAGCGTACTGTAACTCAGCTGAAGGTTTTGGGTATGGAGTGATTCATCCGTCCGCAGATTGTCTCTACTCGCACGACGACAAGGGCTTGGACCAAAGTTACAAGTCAGAGACTGGCCATGACGAGCTCTGA
- the LOC104741061 gene encoding ADP-ribosylation factor 2-B: MGLSFAKLFSRLFAKKEMRILMVGLDAAGKTTILYKLKLGEIVTTIPTIGFNVETVEYKNISFTVWDVGGQDKIRPLWRHYFQNTQGLIFVVDSNDRDRVVEARDELHRMLNEDELRDAVLLVFANKQDLPNAMNAAEITDKLGLHSLRQRHWYIQSTCATSGEGLYEGLDWLSNNIAGKA; this comes from the exons ATGGGTTTGTCATTCGCAAAGCTTTTTAGCCGGCTTTTTGCCAAGAAGGAGATGAGAATTCTGATGGTAGGTCTCGATGCTGCTGGTAAGACCACCATTTTGTACAAGCTCAAGCTCGGAGAGATTGTCACCACCATTCCCACTATTG GGTTCAATGTGGAAACTGTTGAGTACAAGAACATCAGTTTCACAGTGTGGGATGTCGGGGGTCAGGACAAG ATCCGTCCCTTGTGGAGGCACTACTTCCAGAACACTCAAGGTCTTATCTTTGTGGTGGACAGCAATGACAGAGACCGTGTTGTTGAGGCTAGAGATGAACTGCACAGAATGCTGAACGAG GATGAGCTGCGTGATGCTGTTCTGCTCGTGTTTGCTAACAAACAGGATCTTCCAAATGCTATGAATGCCGCTGAGATCACTGATAAGCTTGGTCTCCACTCTCTTCGTCAGCGTCACTg GTACATCCAGAGCACATGTGCCACTTCAGGTGAGGGGCTTTACGAAGGTCTGGACTGGTTGTCCAACAACATTGCCGGAAAG GCGTAG
- the LOC104741062 gene encoding uncharacterized protein LOC104741062 isoform X2, translating to MGKFPGFGGYINQNTQQPPKAESKRSENVKSKSRPEINAPEERDEMKEQLKLWRHAEKKEQWEDLPAKVKVETEDGLSHVDIVFILGLPPQAAYDVLTNPDNQAYSRIINQRHELLENVSRKVVKDDGARQTVESEKAVAWKFLSWSGTIPITLDFVENRKKISAVYMKNKMKFMKTFEGSWKVEPVYVDSERLCKNMKPKSREEYQKCSGGHIASKVTMNQTFQPSTLLNLPPLSWYIRKITITITKNLVQDLQDRGAIIRGV from the exons ATGGGTAAATTTCCTGGATTTGGTGGCTATATCAATCAGAACACTCAACAGCCTCCTAAG GCTGAGTCTAAGAGATCTGAAAATGTGAAATCTAAGTCAAGGCCAGAGATAAATGCTCCCGaggagagagatgagatgaAGGAGCAATTAAAACTTTGGAGACATgcagagaagaaagaacaatGGGAAGATCTCCCTGCTAAGGTGAAG GTGGAAACAGAAGATGGCCTTTCCCATGTGGACATTGTGTTTATATTAGGATTGCCTCCTCAAGCAGCCTACGACGTTTTAACTAATCCAGACAACCAAGCATACTCCAGAATAATCAATCAGCGCCACGaacttttg GAAAACGTGTCAAGAAAAGTTGTGAAGGATGATGGAGCAAGGCAGACGGTGGAGTCGGAGAAAGCTGTGGCCTGGAAGTTTCTTTCGTGGTCTGGAACCATCCCGATAACTCTAGATTTTGTCGAAAACCGTAAAAAAATTTCT GCGgtatatatgaaaaacaaaatgaagttCATGAAAACTTTTGAGGGTAGTTGGAAAGTGGAGCCAGTATACGTGGATTCAGAACGCTTGTGCAAGAACATGAAGCCAAAGAGTCGAGAAGAATACCAAAAATGTAGCGGTGGACATATTGCGTCGAAGGTGACAATGAATCAAACCTTTCAACCTTCTACTCTTTTGAATCTACCACCGCTTTCTTGGTACATCCGCAAGATCACCATCACGATCACCAAGAATCTAGTACAAGATCTTCAAGATAGGGGAGCCATAATACGAGGAGTTTGA
- the LOC104743488 gene encoding probable mannan synthase 3: MSPFMKFSFFLYDSLSPSSLFLVQRHTLAVSSDTDGVVTSGIIGEIIYIWKQTRIFVFIPILKFLVTICLVMSFLVFIERVYMSIVVVFVKLLRRSPEKVHKWEAINDDDLELANTNFPMVLIQIPMYNEKEVCQLSIGAACRLSWPLDRMIVQVLDDSTDPASKELVNAECDKWARKGINIMSEIRDNRIGYKAGALKAGMMHNYVKQCEFVAIFDADFQPDPDFLERTIPFLIHNHDISLVQCRWKFVNANECLMTRMQEMSLNYHFIAEQESGSSIHAFFGFNGTAGVWRIAALNEAGGWKDRTTVEDMDLAVRACLHGWKFVYVHDVEVKNELPSTFKAYRFQQHRWSCGPANLCRKMTMEILQNKKVSAWKKLYLIYNFFFIRKIVVHIFTFVFYCLILPTTVLFPELQVPKWATVYFPTTITLLNAIATPRATFIGLLEAGRVNEWVVTEKLGDTLKSKLITKATTKLYTRFGQRLNWRELVVGLYIFLCGCYDVAYGRSYFYVYLFLQSCAFFVAGVGFIGTFVPTV; the protein is encoded by the exons ATGTCACCATTTATGaagttctctttctttctctatgaTTCTCTTTCACCTTCCTCTTTGTTTCTG GTTCAAAGACATACCTTAGCAGTATCATCAGATACAGATGGGGTTGTTACAAGTGGCATAATTGgagaaattatatacatttggAAGCAGACAAGAATCTTTGTGTTTATACCAATCTTGAAATTCTTAGTGACGATATGCTTGGTGATGTCCTTTTTGGTGTTCATAGAAAGAGTTTATATGAGCATAGTTGTAGTCTTTGTGAAATTACTTAGAAGATCACCTGAGAAAGTACACAAATGGGAAGCTATAAACGATGATGATCTTGAGCTCGCCAACACAAACTTCCCAATGGTTCTTATTCAGATCCCAATGTACAATGAAAAAGAG GTTTGTCAGTTATCAATAGGAGCAGCCTGTAGGCTATCTTGGCCGTTGGATCGAATGATAGTTCAAGTTCTTGATGATTCCACAGATCCTGCTAGTAAG GAATTGGTGAATGCAGAATGTGATAAATGGGCGAGAAAAGGCATAAACATAATGTCAGAGATTAGAGACAACAGAATCGGATACAAAGCAGGAGCACTAAAGGCAGGAATGATGCACAACTACGTGAAACAATGCGAGTTTGTCGCCATTTTCGATGCTGATTTCCAGCCTGATCCTGACTTCCTAGAACGAACCATTCCTTTTCTTATTCACAACCATGATATCTCCCTTGTCCAATGCCGTTGGAAGTTTG TGAATGCGAACGAGTGTTTAATGACAAGAATGCAAGAGATGTCACTAAACTACCATTTTATAGCTGAGCAAGAATCTGGTTCTTCAATCCATGCTTTCTTTGGATTCAATGGAACCGCTGGTGTTTGGAGAATCGCAGCTTTAAACGAAGCTGGAGGATGGAAAGATCGAACAACAGTCGAAGATATGGATTTAGCTGTACGAGCTTGTCTTCATGGTTGGAAATTTGTATATGTACATGACGTCGAG GTGAAAAATGAGTTGCCAAGTACATTCAAAGCATACAGGTTTCAGCAACATAGATGGTCTTGTGGACCAGCTAACCTGTGTAGGAAGATGACAATGGAAATCTTGCAGAACAAGAAAGTGTCGGCGTGGAAGAAGTTGTATCTCATATACAATTTCTTCTTCATAAGGAAGATTGTAGTACACATCTTCACATTTGTCTTCTATTGTCTGATTCTACCAACAACTGTGCTCTTCCCTGAGCTCCAAGTTCCTAAATGGGCAACTGTTTATTTTCCTACTACAATCACTCTCCTTAACGCTATCGCTACACCTCG GGCGACATTCATCGGGCTACTAGAGGCAGGACGGGTTAACGAATGGGTTGTTACTGAAAAATTAGGTGACACTCTCAAGTCTAAGTTAATAACTAAAGCTACAACTAAGCTCTACACAAGATTTGGACAAAG actcAATTGGAGAGAACTCGTTGTAGGGCTATACATATTCTTATGCGGATGCTATGATGTCGCGTATGGAAGATCATACTTCTATGTGTATCTGTTTCTACAGTCTTGTGCATTTTTTGTCGCTGGAGTTGGTTTTATTGGCACATTTGTTCCAACTGTTTAG
- the LOC104741063 gene encoding uncharacterized protein LOC104741063, which translates to MGDQGVQQMQQPIVVYPNAYTKQYPDPSSSSSKPSSSSGSSGNFGTVFIVLAVIFVLSALACVFGRLCNRESRAAKQQHSKHPKHEKASSKKSREIRPVEREPRERGDMEYGFDDMKRPEPIEKPSGRDGGGEDIEFGFDDKRGERGGSGGGGVGPPPPSIKHAVRFKLPENGDHHSKGEIRRGGPEFEFRPGH; encoded by the coding sequence ATGGGAGATCAAGGAGTACAACAAATGCAACAGCCTATTGTTGTGTATCCGAACGCATATACTAAACAGTATCCAgacccatcttcttcttcttcaaaaccttcttcttcctctggctCAAGCGGAAACTTTGGGACGGTCTTCATAGTCTTAGCCGTGATCTTTGTCTTATCGGCTCTGGCTTGTGTCTTTGGGAGGCTATGTAACCGCGAAAGCCGTGCGGCTAAGCAGCAACATAGCAAGCATCCGAAGCATGAGAAAGCTTCATCCAAGAAGAGCCGTGAGATTCGCCCCGTGGAGCGTGAACCAAGGGAGAGAGGTGATATGGAGTATGGGTTTGATGATATGAAACGGCCTGAGCCAATTGAGAAACCCTCTGGAAGAGACGGAGGAGGAGAGGATATAGAATTCGGATTTGATGACAAGAGAGGGGAAAGAGGCGgaagcggaggaggaggagtaggaCCACCTCCACCAAGTATCAAACATGCAGTGAGGTTCAAGCTACCGGAAAATGGAGACCACCATTCTAAAGGAGAGATCAGACGTGGAGGTCCTGAGTTCGAGTTCCGACCAGGACACTAA
- the LOC104741059 gene encoding LOW QUALITY PROTEIN: pentatricopeptide repeat-containing protein At5g27110 (The sequence of the model RefSeq protein was modified relative to this genomic sequence to represent the inferred CDS: deleted 1 base in 1 codon), whose product MRGGRALYFLRRTTTTLAQHLCPLIAMPRLEFSSFLELNPSDVVYTHNRKIDGLIKSGNLISAHEVFDEMSVRDVVTYNLLISGYSRNGCSLKAIELYAELVSCGLRESASTFPSVLSVCSDELFCREGTQVHCRVISLGFGCNLFVRSAIVGLYASLRLVDVALKLFDEMPERNLAVCNLLLRCFCESGDPKRLFGVFQRMELEGVIENGLTYCYMIRACSNDRLLYEGKQLHSQVIKSGWDISNIFVANALVDFYSACGDLFDSMKSFNVVPEEDVISWNSIVSICADYGSVLDSLDLFSKMQFWGKRPSIRSFMSFLNFCSRNSDIQSGKQIHCYVLKMGFDVRSLYVQSALIDMYGKCNDIDSSVLFTRVCLA is encoded by the exons ATGCGAGGGGGACGAGCTTTATACTTTCTTAGAAGAACAACGACGACGTTAGCTCAGCATTTGTGTCCGCTTATTGCAATGCCTCGTTTGGAGTTTAGTTCGTTTCTTGAATTAAACCCTAGCGACGTCGTCTACACCCATAACCGTAAAATTGATGGATTGATCAAATCCGGAAACTTGATATCTGCACACgaagtgttcgatgaaatgtctgtaAGAGATGTTGTTACTTATAATCTTCTTATTTCTGGGTATAGTCGAAACGGGTGTTCTTTAAAAGCTATTGAACTCTATGCGGAGCTGGTCTCTTGTGGTCTTAGAGAGAGTGCTTCCACGTTTCCTTCGGTTCTCAGTGTGTGTAGTGATGAATTGTTCTGTAGAGAAGGAACTCAAGTTCATTGTAGGGTGATTTCGCTTGGGTTTGgatgtaatttgtttgttagatCTGCAATTGTTGGTCTTTATGCGTCTTTGCGGCTTGTTGATGTTGCATTGAAGctgtttgatgaaatgcctgagagaAATTTAGCAGTTTGTAATTTGCTGTTGAGATGTTTTTGCGAGAGTGGAGATCCAAAGCGATTGTTTGGTGTGTTTCAAAGGATGGAACTTGAAGGTGTAATTGAGAATGGGTTAACTTATTGTTATATGATCCGTGCTTGCTCTAATGATCGGTTGTTATATGAAGGGAAGCAATTGCATTCCCAAGTGATTAAATCTGGATGGGACATTTCTAATATATTTGTGGCTAATGCACTTGTGGATTTTTACTCTGCTTGTGGCGATTTGTTCGATTCTATGAAATCATTCAATGTTGTCCCAGAAGAGGATGTAATATCATGGAACTCGATTGTTTCTATCTGTGCAGATTATGGTTCTGTGCTTGATTCTCTTGATTTGTTTAGCAAGATGCAGTTTTGGGGGAAGAGACCTTCGATACGGTCATTCATGTCATTTCTGAATTTCTGTAGCAGAAACAGTGATATTCAATCCGGGAAGCAGATCCATTGCTATGTTCTAAAAATGGGTTTTGATGTTCGAAGTCTTTATGTCCAGTCTGCTTTGATTGACATGTATGGAAAATGCAATGACATTGACAGTTCTGTGTTG TTTACCAGAGTTTGCCTTGCTTGA
- the LOC104741060 gene encoding uncharacterized protein LOC104741060, protein LGLPPEAAYDVLTNPDNQSYSRIIKGRQLLENISREVVSPDTGKGQFVRAKKAVGWNFLYWSGAIPISTSFIEHPQFLTVHYWVKNKMFIDMFEGQYKLEPLYVDSERLCKHKKPKSREEYEECSCRQGRIATKVKLDQMFKPSFLFNLPPISWYVRRITIKTMTTLIEDLQMNGAMIRGV, encoded by the exons TTAGGGTTGCCTCCTGAAGCAGCCTACGACGTTTTAACTAATCCAGACAACCAATCATACTCCAGAATAATCAAAGGACGCCAACttctg GAAAACATATCAAGAGAAGTTGTGTCACCCGATACTGGAAAAGGACAGTTCGTAAGAGCGAAGAAAGCTGTGGGATGGAACTTCCTTTATTGGTCTGGAGCTATCCCGATATCTACTAGTTTCATCGAACACCCACAATTTCTTACT GTACACTATTGGGTAAAGAATAAGATGTTCATAGATATGTTTGAGGGTCAGTATAAATTGGAGCCTTTATACGTAGATTCAGAACGCTTGTGCAAACACAAAAAGCCGAAGAGTAGAGAAGAATACGAAGAATGTAGTTGCAGACAAGGCAGGATTGCGACGAAAGTGAAACTGGACCAGATGTTTAagccttcttttctttttaatctgcCACCGATTTCTTGGTACGTTCGTCGGATCACCATCAAGACCATGACAACTCTGATCGAAGATCTTCAAATGAACGGAGCCATGATCCGAGGTGTTTGA
- the LOC104741058 gene encoding probable polygalacturonase At1g80170 isoform X2 — protein sequence MVYADLDILEELENFDVLLDDDDDTKLFDLPSFTSRSSGKTLVNVDTFGATGDGVSDDTQAFISAWSKACDTPKSVFLVPEGRRYLVNATKFTGPCKQKLIIQIDGTIVAPDEPSNWDSKFQRIWLEFSKLKGVTFQGKGVIDGSGSKWWAASCKKNKSNPCKSAPTALTIESSSGVKVSGLTIQNSQQMNFIIARSSSVRVSKVMVSSPGDSPNTDGIHITGSTNVILQDCKIGTGDDCVSIVNASSNIKMKNIYCGPGHGISIGSLGKDNTTGIVTQVVLETALLRGTTNGLRIKTYQGGSGYVQGIRFANVDMQDVANPILIDQFYCDSPTTCQNQTSAVKISQIMYRNITGTTNSPKAIKFACSDTVPCSHIVLNDVNLEGKDGQVEAYCNSAEGFGYGVIHPSADCLYSHDDKGLDQSYKSETGHDEL from the exons ATGGTGTACGCCGATCTCGACATCCTTGAGGAGCTTGAGAACTTTGATGTACtgctagatgatgatgatgatacaaagCTCTTTGATTTGCCGTCATTCACAAGCCGAAGTTCTGGTAAGACTCTGGTGAATGTGGATACATTTGGTGCAACTGGAGATGGAGTTTCTGATGATACTCAG GCATTCATAAGCGCATGGAGTAAGGCTTGTGATACACCAAAATCCGTGTTTCTGGTTCCAGAAGGACGGCGGTATTTAGTAAATGCAACAAAGTTCACTGGTCCATGTAAACAAAAGTTGATCATTCAG ATTGACGGAACAATAGTGGCACCAGATGAGCCAAGCAATTGGGACTCAAAGTTCCAAAGAATTTGGCTCgaattttcaaaactcaaagGGGTCACTTTCCAAGGGAAAGGAGTTATAGATGGTTCTGGGAGCAAATGGTGGGCTGCTTCTTGCAAGAAAAACAAGTCTAAC CCTTGCAAAAGTGCACCAACG GCGTTAACTATAGAATCCAGTTCAGGTGTGAAAGTAAGTGGCTTGACGATCCAGAACAGTCAGCAGATGAATTTCATCATTGCAAGGTCAAGTTCAGTTCGAGTCTCCAAAGTTATGGTCTCTTCTCCAGGAGATAGTCCCAACACTGATGGAATCCATATCACTGGATCTACCAATGTTATCCTTCAAGACTGTAAAATCGGCACAGGGGATGATTGTGTCTCCATTGTAAATGCGAGCTCGAATATAAAGATGAAGAACATCTATTGTGGACCTGGACATGGAATCAG CATTGGAAGTCTTGGAAAGGATAACACAACAGGCATTGTAACACAAGTAGTGTTGGAAACTGCCTTGTTAAGAGGGACAACTAATGGACTCAGAATTAAAACATATcag GGAGGTTCTGGTTACGTTCAGGGTATTCGATTTGCAAACGTAGACATGCAAGATGTTGCAAACCCGATACTCATTGATCAGTTCTACTGCGATTCTCCAACAACATGTCAAAATCAG ACCTCAGCGGTTAAAATCAGCCAGATAATGTACCGGAACATAACGGGGACGACCAACAGTCCGAAAGCCATCAAATTTGCGTGCAGCGACACAGTCCCTTGCAGTCACATTGTCCTCAACGATGTGAATCTTGAAGGCAAAGACGGTCAAGTTGAAGCGTACTGTAACTCAGCTGAAGGTTTTGGGTATGGAGTGATTCATCCGTCCGCAGATTGTCTCTACTCGCACGACGACAAGGGCTTGGACCAAAGTTACAAGTCAGAGACTGGCCATGACGAGCTCTGA